The following are encoded together in the Candidatus Methylomirabilis oxygeniifera genome:
- a CDS encoding putative LAO/AO transport system ATPase, partial, 3' end (Evidence 3 : Function proposed based on presence of conserved amino acid motif, structural feature or limited homology; Product type pe : putative enzyme): protein MLLQETLTARALEQFDRNGRMQELIARVADRTLDPYTAVEEVLAKLGL, encoded by the coding sequence GTGCTGCTGCAGGAGACGCTCACGGCCAGAGCGCTGGAGCAGTTCGATCGGAACGGCCGCATGCAGGAGCTGATCGCCCGCGTCGCCGATCGCACCCTCGATCCCTACACCGCCGTCGAAGAAGTCCTCGCCAAGCTCGGCCTATAG